From a region of the Maridesulfovibrio ferrireducens genome:
- a CDS encoding EVE domain-containing protein codes for MTKYWLMKSEPGCFSIDDLIAAEDQITSWDGVRNYQARNFMRDDMELGDMVLFYHSITNPSVVGIAEVVRESYPDHTAWNIDDPHFDPKSSEENPRWFMVDIKFLEKFTNPLPLKFLRTVSGLEGMELLKKGSRLSVMPVSEGEFKTIRRIGKE; via the coding sequence ATGACTAAATACTGGCTTATGAAGTCTGAACCGGGATGTTTTTCCATTGACGATCTTATTGCTGCCGAAGATCAGATAACTTCATGGGACGGAGTTCGTAATTATCAAGCCCGTAATTTTATGCGGGATGATATGGAACTGGGGGACATGGTTCTTTTTTATCATAGTATTACGAATCCTTCTGTCGTCGGAATCGCTGAGGTGGTCAGAGAAAGCTATCCTGACCATACTGCATGGAACATTGATGATCCGCATTTTGATCCTAAATCTTCTGAGGAAAATCCACGTTGGTTTATGGTGGATATTAAATTTTTGGAAAAGTTTACCAATCCTTTACCTCTTAAATTTTTACGAACTGTCAGCGGCCTTGAGGGGATGGAACTTCTTAAAAAAGGTTCAAGACTTTCAGTTATGCCTGTGTCCGAGGGGGAATTTAAAACCATCCGCAGAATTGGAAAGGAGTAG
- a CDS encoding M15 family metallopeptidase encodes MKVVNIFIDSLAFIFISVLLGVVVSGSVLAGQLPEGFCYVDEIIPEAVYDARYFTENNFVGEQIDGYLSPRIVLTVRAAKELTKVQSELVPFGLTLKIFDGYRPQRAVDHFVRWGRNVSDTRMKSIFYPSVDKKNLFRDGYIAKKSGHSRGSTVDLTIADKSTGSELDMGTIFDFFGPASWPENDSMDVQIRANRAFLRQLMINHSFKPLKEEWWHFTLDNEPYPDKYFNFVVN; translated from the coding sequence ATGAAAGTTGTTAACATCTTTATAGATTCTTTGGCTTTTATTTTTATTTCCGTACTTTTGGGGGTGGTGGTATCCGGTTCAGTTTTGGCCGGGCAACTTCCCGAAGGTTTTTGTTATGTTGACGAAATAATACCCGAAGCTGTGTATGATGCTCGTTATTTTACAGAAAATAATTTTGTAGGTGAGCAGATTGACGGTTATTTGTCTCCTCGTATTGTTTTGACTGTTCGGGCAGCAAAGGAGTTGACCAAAGTTCAGTCTGAACTGGTTCCTTTTGGGTTAACTCTTAAAATTTTTGATGGGTATCGTCCTCAACGGGCGGTGGACCATTTTGTGCGCTGGGGACGAAATGTATCCGATACCCGCATGAAATCTATTTTTTATCCCTCGGTAGATAAGAAGAATCTGTTTCGTGATGGCTATATTGCTAAAAAATCAGGTCATTCACGAGGGTCAACTGTTGACTTGACGATTGCAGATAAGAGTACCGGATCTGAGCTTGATATGGGAACCATATTTGATTTTTTTGGTCCTGCCTCTTGGCCTGAGAATGACAGTATGGATGTACAGATCAGAGCGAACAGGGCTTTTTTACGTCAATTAATGATAAACCACAGTTTTAAACCACTCAAAGAAGAGTGGTGGCATTTTACTCTGGACAACGAACCTTATCCTGATAAATATTTCAATTTTGTGGTAAATTAG